One genomic window of Polyangium aurulentum includes the following:
- a CDS encoding Uma2 family endonuclease, whose product MIEPEPYVVDPDDPRAPSEEQWARMSPAERARVLAALPSEVPFEVAPPEGDLHRDAKERALDALGQFFRRIGRKVYLSSELATYYPGTPRIVPDVLAVLDVEPHPRSKWAVADEGRGLDWVLEVHVEGSRRKDHERNVALYAACGIPEYFLYDRSRQELRGFRLPSADARIYQPIVPQGGRWASAVLGLDLSVLEGRLRFFHGGAPLSEAEELIGRLETMVDELVEKRVDVEKALEDERRAREVAEGALEDERRAREEAERRLAELEAEIRRLRGGG is encoded by the coding sequence ATGATCGAGCCCGAGCCGTACGTGGTGGATCCGGATGATCCGCGCGCGCCCTCGGAGGAGCAGTGGGCGCGGATGAGCCCGGCGGAGCGGGCGCGGGTTTTAGCGGCGCTGCCGAGCGAGGTGCCGTTCGAGGTGGCGCCGCCCGAGGGGGACTTGCACCGCGACGCCAAGGAGCGCGCGCTCGACGCGCTCGGGCAGTTCTTCCGGCGGATCGGCCGCAAGGTGTATCTCTCCTCGGAGCTCGCCACCTACTACCCGGGCACGCCGCGCATCGTGCCGGACGTGCTGGCGGTGCTCGACGTCGAGCCGCATCCGCGCTCGAAGTGGGCGGTGGCCGACGAGGGACGAGGCCTCGACTGGGTGCTGGAGGTCCACGTCGAGGGCTCGCGCCGCAAGGACCACGAGCGCAACGTGGCGCTCTACGCGGCGTGCGGGATCCCCGAGTACTTCCTCTACGACCGTAGCCGGCAAGAGCTGCGCGGCTTCCGGCTGCCATCCGCGGACGCGCGCATCTACCAGCCGATCGTGCCGCAGGGAGGGCGCTGGGCGTCGGCGGTGCTGGGGCTCGATCTATCGGTCCTGGAGGGGCGGCTGCGGTTCTTCCACGGCGGCGCGCCGCTGTCGGAAGCGGAGGAGCTGATCGGGCGACTCGAGACGATGGTGGACGAGCTGGTCGAGAAGCGCGTCGACGTGGAGAAGGCGCTGGAAGACGAGCGGCGGGCGCGTGAGGTGGCGGAGGGGGCGCTGGAGGACGAGCGGCGGGCGCGCGAGGAGGCAGAGCGGCGTCTGGCGGAGCTGGAGGCGGAGATCCGGCGGTTGCGGGGTGGGGGGTAG
- a CDS encoding tetratricopeptide repeat protein codes for MSFEPEALLGQEDGAAFRRFVEWSVGSGFDMAVVEIATPWKRDALMAWTQEKIPGAKGIPLHEVGPGKRRLWDLLREACAPGSETTALILHHLEEAEDKRRIIAQLNVERDELVRAFALPWILLVHPVAGRELQHQAPDFSDFVGLWLWEEAPEELKALRAGTGASSVVAAPTPIGEMGAGKELLWRALRAIDFGYLDEAADLLAQFDLRNPGARDEDPDRMSLEGRMLAARNRYAEARVAYEAARQAYQARGDRVGLAVMLHQLAIIEERQGRYEEARKRLRESTAIREEIGDPAGIAVSLHQLAVVEEAQGRYEESRKLLREAIEIQEEIGERAGKAASLHQLAIIEEEQGRYEEAQKLVRESLAIFEEIGHRAGRAASLHQLAIIEEAQGRYEEAREHLHEAIAIKNEIGHRTGTAAPLHQLAIIELREGRYEEARKLLRRSIATFEEMGDRAGLAASLTVLGMIEVEIGMLSEGRRLVQQGVDILAEIGGGELERARAILQDIDSLSTPPATSS; via the coding sequence GTGAGCTTCGAGCCGGAGGCGCTGCTCGGTCAGGAGGACGGGGCCGCGTTCCGCCGGTTCGTGGAGTGGTCGGTCGGGTCGGGGTTCGACATGGCGGTCGTGGAGATCGCGACGCCGTGGAAGCGGGACGCCTTAATGGCGTGGACGCAGGAGAAGATCCCGGGAGCGAAGGGGATCCCGCTGCACGAGGTGGGGCCTGGGAAGCGGCGGTTGTGGGATCTGCTCCGGGAGGCGTGCGCGCCGGGGAGCGAGACGACGGCGCTGATCCTTCACCACCTGGAGGAGGCGGAGGACAAGCGGCGGATCATCGCGCAGCTCAACGTGGAGCGGGACGAGCTGGTGCGTGCGTTCGCGCTGCCGTGGATCCTGCTGGTGCATCCGGTGGCGGGGCGGGAGTTGCAGCACCAGGCGCCGGACTTCAGCGATTTTGTCGGGCTGTGGCTGTGGGAGGAGGCGCCGGAGGAGCTGAAGGCGTTGCGGGCTGGGACCGGGGCGTCGAGCGTGGTGGCGGCGCCAACGCCGATCGGGGAGATGGGGGCGGGGAAGGAACTGCTCTGGCGTGCGCTGAGAGCCATCGACTTTGGGTACCTCGATGAGGCCGCGGACCTCCTGGCGCAGTTCGACCTGCGGAACCCGGGGGCGCGGGACGAGGATCCGGATCGGATGTCTCTCGAAGGGCGCATGCTTGCTGCGAGGAACCGCTACGCGGAGGCTCGGGTGGCCTACGAGGCAGCGCGGCAGGCGTACCAGGCGCGAGGTGACCGGGTGGGGCTGGCGGTGATGCTGCATCAGCTCGCGATCATTGAGGAGAGGCAGGGTCGGTACGAGGAGGCCCGAAAGCGCCTGCGCGAATCAACCGCGATTAGAGAGGAGATCGGAGATCCGGCTGGAATCGCGGTGTCACTGCATCAGCTTGCGGTCGTCGAGGAGGCTCAGGGGCGGTACGAGGAGTCCCGCAAGCTCCTGCGCGAAGCAATTGAGATCCAGGAGGAGATCGGAGAGCGGGCCGGAAAAGCTGCGTCGCTGCATCAGCTCGCGATCATCGAGGAGGAGCAGGGTCGGTACGAGGAGGCCCAGAAGCTCGTGCGCGAATCGCTCGCGATCTTCGAGGAGATCGGACATCGGGCCGGAAGAGCTGCGTCGCTGCATCAGCTCGCGATCATCGAGGAGGCTCAGGGGCGGTACGAGGAGGCCCGAGAGCACCTCCACGAAGCGATCGCGATCAAGAACGAGATCGGCCATCGAACTGGCACGGCGGCACCGCTGCATCAGCTCGCGATCATCGAGTTGAGGGAAGGCCGATACGAGGAGGCTCGAAAGCTGCTGCGCAGGTCGATCGCAACCTTCGAGGAGATGGGAGATCGAGCAGGACTTGCCGCCTCGCTAACCGTGCTCGGAATGATCGAGGTCGAGATCGGCATGCTCTCTGAGGGGCGCCGCCTCGTGCAGCAAGGCGTCGACATCCTCGCAGAGATCGGCGGGGGCGAACTCGAGCGCGCCCGCGCCATCCTCCAGGACATCGACTCCCTGTCCACCCCTCCCGCCACCTCCTCCTAG
- a CDS encoding AAA family ATPase, translated as MHYMLPAAQRLPQARELVERMGYFVVHAPRQTGKTTALASLAAELTASGRFASVLFSCESGEAAGDDLAAAQRMMLSVLRDAAKLALPPELQPPAFPDGPDGTLLCGALTAWARACPRPLVLIFDEIDALRGKSLLSVLRQLRSAYASRPESFPWSVILCGLRDVRDYKAASGGDPGRLGTASPFNIKVASLRIGDFSAAEVHALYAQHTAETGQPFTEEAVARAFELTAGQPWLVNALGREIVDGMKVPESEPITAEHMDVAKERLILARATHLDARMACLHEPHVMHVVETLIAGGIVVGDDSDDGVADMRALGLLAPDSPLRIANPIYREVIVRVLAAYAEDAVTAEPRSFILADGRLDLPRLLEEFAAFWGEHGEVLTSGQTYHEVAPQLVLMAFLQRVVNGGGYVDREYGVGRGRIDVLVRFPYRGAGGERLVQREALELKVWRAGEADPLGKGLAQIDGYLERLGLDTGTLVIFDRRPERSREVRFEEAKTPSGRVVRLMRA; from the coding sequence ATGCATTACATGCTGCCGGCGGCGCAGCGGTTGCCGCAGGCGCGGGAGCTGGTCGAGCGGATGGGCTACTTCGTGGTCCACGCGCCCCGACAGACGGGCAAGACGACGGCGCTCGCGTCGCTCGCTGCCGAGCTCACAGCGTCGGGCCGTTTCGCGTCCGTGCTCTTCTCGTGCGAATCGGGCGAAGCGGCGGGGGATGACTTGGCGGCGGCGCAGCGGATGATGCTGTCGGTGCTCCGTGACGCAGCGAAGCTCGCACTTCCTCCCGAGCTTCAGCCTCCCGCCTTCCCCGATGGGCCCGACGGGACTCTGCTGTGCGGCGCGCTCACGGCCTGGGCACGAGCTTGCCCGAGGCCGCTCGTGCTCATCTTCGACGAGATCGACGCGCTCCGGGGCAAGAGCCTGCTCAGCGTGCTGCGCCAGCTCCGCTCCGCCTACGCGTCGCGGCCCGAGTCTTTCCCCTGGTCGGTGATCCTCTGCGGCTTGCGGGACGTGCGCGACTACAAGGCCGCGAGCGGCGGCGATCCCGGCCGCCTCGGCACCGCGAGCCCGTTCAACATCAAGGTGGCCTCGCTGCGCATCGGCGACTTCTCGGCCGCGGAGGTGCACGCCCTCTACGCGCAGCACACGGCCGAGACGGGGCAGCCATTCACCGAGGAGGCCGTCGCGCGCGCGTTCGAGCTCACAGCGGGGCAGCCGTGGCTCGTCAACGCGCTCGGGCGCGAGATCGTCGATGGGATGAAGGTGCCCGAGAGCGAGCCCATCACGGCCGAGCACATGGATGTGGCGAAGGAGCGGCTCATCCTGGCGCGCGCGACGCACCTCGACGCGCGGATGGCTTGCCTGCACGAACCGCACGTCATGCATGTGGTCGAGACGCTGATCGCGGGCGGCATCGTCGTCGGCGACGACTCCGACGACGGCGTCGCGGACATGCGCGCCCTCGGCCTCCTCGCGCCGGACAGCCCCCTGCGCATCGCGAACCCGATCTACCGCGAGGTCATCGTGCGCGTGCTCGCGGCGTACGCGGAGGACGCCGTGACCGCCGAGCCGAGGAGCTTCATCCTGGCCGACGGCCGCCTCGACCTGCCGCGCCTGCTCGAGGAGTTCGCGGCCTTCTGGGGGGAGCACGGCGAGGTGCTCACCTCGGGCCAGACGTACCACGAGGTCGCCCCGCAGCTCGTGCTGATGGCCTTTCTGCAGCGCGTGGTGAATGGCGGTGGATACGTCGACCGCGAGTACGGCGTGGGGCGCGGGCGCATCGACGTGCTCGTGCGCTTCCCTTACCGCGGCGCGGGCGGAGAGCGCCTCGTGCAGCGCGAGGCGCTGGAGCTGAAGGTGTGGCGCGCGGGCGAGGCGGATCCGCTGGGCAAGGGGCTCGCGCAGATCGACGGATATCTGGAGCGGCTGGGGCTCGACACGGGGACCTTGGTGATCTTCGACCGGCGGCCGGAGCGGAGCCGGGAGGTGCGGTTCGAGGAGGCGAAGACGCCGTCGGGGCGAGTGGTGCGGTTAATGCGGGCGTGA
- a CDS encoding ribonuclease H-like domain-containing protein: protein MASFASKLSRLPPMPGAAAVPAPAPAPASAVVPAAISADGVAPASGPVRFVEPLVAPPAPPPAPENIAAALNARPSLDDLRDRIARIVAKASPEPPRPRPNPACSELPFLVELTDRGPLYVSRVLTGNAARVGRAPLVAARDAAPEMLSLLALDPGLAGCDVRRALYLDTETTGLQGGTGTVAFLVGLSFFDEDKGAFVMEQVLLRRLGEEGPMLDLVARRIADASMLVTFNGKSFDIPLLRTRFVMNRMPPPPERPHLDLVHVARRIHGHRLKSRTLVSIENEVLGRGRVGDVAGADVVACYMHYLRTGDEGALAGVAQHNADDVLAMVALVGLYGEPLGSLGGEDLAGVARVLCRAGEHGRAAEIAEAAVERGGGSVARRARGDIAKARGDKARALLDYEAIAGEVDDPSVRLELAKLYEHHVRAFTRALEVVGSGTGEEPAALAKRRARLERKIARRPS from the coding sequence ATGGCTTCGTTTGCCTCCAAGCTCTCCCGCCTCCCTCCCATGCCCGGGGCCGCCGCCGTCCCCGCGCCTGCGCCTGCGCCCGCTTCCGCGGTCGTTCCCGCGGCCATCTCCGCAGACGGCGTCGCGCCCGCCTCCGGGCCCGTTCGCTTCGTCGAGCCCCTCGTCGCGCCGCCTGCGCCTCCTCCGGCGCCCGAGAACATCGCGGCGGCGCTGAATGCGCGGCCCTCGCTCGACGACCTGCGCGATCGCATCGCGCGCATCGTGGCCAAGGCTTCGCCGGAGCCGCCGCGGCCTCGGCCCAATCCGGCTTGCTCCGAGCTGCCTTTCCTCGTCGAGCTCACCGATCGCGGACCCCTCTACGTCAGCCGCGTGCTCACCGGAAATGCCGCGCGCGTCGGGCGCGCTCCGCTCGTCGCCGCGCGGGATGCGGCGCCGGAGATGCTCTCCTTGCTCGCCCTCGACCCAGGGCTCGCGGGCTGCGACGTCCGCCGCGCGCTCTACCTCGACACCGAGACCACGGGCTTGCAGGGAGGCACGGGGACGGTGGCGTTCCTCGTCGGGCTGTCGTTCTTCGATGAGGACAAGGGAGCGTTCGTCATGGAGCAGGTCCTGCTCCGGCGGCTCGGCGAGGAGGGGCCCATGCTCGACCTCGTCGCGCGCCGCATCGCGGACGCCTCCATGCTCGTCACGTTCAACGGCAAGTCGTTCGACATCCCCCTGCTCCGCACGCGCTTCGTCATGAACCGCATGCCCCCTCCGCCCGAGCGGCCCCACCTCGACCTCGTCCACGTCGCGCGGCGCATCCACGGCCACAGGCTCAAGAGCCGCACGCTCGTCTCCATCGAGAACGAGGTCCTCGGCCGCGGGCGCGTGGGCGACGTGGCGGGCGCGGACGTCGTTGCCTGTTACATGCACTATCTGCGCACGGGCGATGAGGGCGCCCTCGCGGGCGTCGCCCAGCACAACGCGGACGACGTGCTCGCGATGGTGGCGCTCGTGGGGCTCTACGGCGAGCCGCTCGGCAGCCTCGGCGGGGAGGATCTCGCGGGCGTCGCGAGGGTCCTGTGCCGCGCCGGGGAGCACGGGCGGGCGGCGGAGATCGCCGAGGCGGCGGTCGAGCGTGGGGGCGGGAGCGTGGCGCGGCGCGCGCGTGGGGACATCGCCAAGGCGCGCGGGGACAAGGCGCGGGCGCTGCTCGATTACGAGGCGATCGCCGGGGAGGTGGATGATCCTTCGGTGCGGCTCGAGCTCGCCAAGCTCTACGAGCACCACGTGCGGGCGTTCACGCGGGCGCTCGAGGTGGTCGGGAGCGGGACGGGGGAGGAGCCGGCGGCGCTCGCGAAGAGGCGGGCGCGGCTCGAGCGCAAGATCGCGCGCCGGCCGTCGTGA